A region from the Cytophagia bacterium CHB2 genome encodes:
- a CDS encoding nucleotidyltransferase domain-containing protein: MQVDKRSIPTNIIVDIKRLIVELEKDNIRIDRAILFGSHVHGTASEYSDIDVALVSPDFTGMRFLDNQRICKTTLRVNRWIETHPFTREDFLDSPFAQDEILKHGIDVK; this comes from the coding sequence ATACAAGTGGACAAAAGATCAATTCCCACGAACATCATCGTAGATATCAAAAGATTGATTGTAGAGTTGGAGAAGGACAATATTCGCATTGACCGCGCCATTCTCTTCGGCTCGCATGTCCATGGAACAGCCTCAGAATATAGCGATATTGATGTCGCTCTCGTTTCTCCCGATTTCACCGGCATGCGATTTTTGGATAACCAACGTATCTGCAAAACGACATTGCGTGTGAATCGTTGGATTGAAACTCATCCCTTCACGCGCGAGGATTTTCTCGACTCGCCATTTGCGCAAGACGAAATTCTGAAACATGGCATTGACGTAAAATAA